The following are from one region of the Thermodesulforhabdaceae bacterium genome:
- a CDS encoding glycosyltransferase: protein MLIDAPSTGILVKNLHALSAVGHGDLVKRLESPAGGAPIEVLKDPSGKINVRFIGWHHPWLHDQQTIPKIKEKLKNDPFIRSSILLLGIGLGFELDAILSETSSKIKIFAYERYPELLKLALSMRDYSREIFSNRIIFLLGSDLAAYPWDHENLPGLIFHPILGTIYQEECLWWEKHHAGFQRPLTCLVNSKGLLARDILDEFLSMGINAYPIDVEALSPSEITSQIKKLSPHFLMTINHVKGLPKICARLGIPLVIWEIDPRIELLPDDEISSEAVRNTVRIYTYKRSLVTDYTKTGFRHAKYLPLAANTRKYRPMKIDLNIYKGYEADVSFVGNSMQLQGDWLLEKAISLLRRLNPQLNVEEIVFNMINAQLAYPDAFVLPKLIHDMLHQMSYYSSVVTDEKGRKINIETCLSEKAASERRIQAVNTLAGLAKEKVVKVWGDEGWRKRLSPPIIYAGPAGHFHELPVIYNASRINLDINRLYQKDIVTLRIFDILACKAFVLADDSPELNLLFRKGEEIISFKKISQIPSICEYYLKHEDERKEIAQKGYEKVLKEHSLRKRLSFIMDELNLS, encoded by the coding sequence ATGCTAATTGATGCTCCATCTACTGGCATATTGGTTAAAAACCTCCATGCTCTCTCAGCTGTAGGGCACGGCGACTTAGTAAAACGTTTAGAATCGCCGGCAGGTGGGGCTCCTATAGAAGTTCTTAAAGATCCTTCCGGGAAAATAAATGTTCGTTTTATCGGATGGCACCATCCATGGTTACATGACCAGCAGACCATCCCCAAAATAAAAGAAAAGCTAAAAAATGATCCTTTCATTCGATCCTCTATTCTTCTTTTAGGCATAGGATTGGGTTTTGAACTCGATGCTATATTGAGCGAAACTTCTTCAAAAATAAAAATTTTTGCCTATGAGCGCTACCCGGAGTTGCTCAAACTTGCCCTCAGCATGAGAGATTATTCAAGGGAAATTTTTTCCAACCGTATTATCTTCCTTTTAGGCTCTGATCTTGCAGCCTATCCATGGGATCATGAAAATTTGCCAGGATTAATTTTTCACCCAATACTTGGAACAATCTATCAGGAAGAATGTCTTTGGTGGGAAAAACACCATGCCGGTTTCCAAAGGCCTCTTACCTGCCTTGTAAATTCCAAGGGGCTGTTAGCAAGAGATATCCTGGATGAATTCCTGAGTATGGGAATCAATGCCTATCCCATCGATGTTGAAGCATTGTCTCCATCAGAAATAACCTCGCAAATTAAAAAGTTATCTCCCCACTTCCTTATGACGATAAATCATGTAAAAGGACTTCCAAAAATTTGCGCTAGACTGGGCATTCCCCTAGTTATATGGGAAATTGATCCGAGAATTGAATTACTTCCCGATGATGAAATCAGTTCAGAAGCCGTTAGGAACACGGTTCGCATCTATACCTACAAGCGAAGTCTTGTAACCGACTACACAAAAACAGGATTTCGACACGCAAAATATTTGCCCCTTGCAGCCAACACCAGAAAATACCGTCCTATGAAAATAGATCTCAACATTTACAAAGGATACGAAGCAGATGTTTCTTTCGTTGGAAATTCCATGCAGTTACAGGGAGATTGGCTTTTGGAAAAAGCTATTTCCTTGTTAAGACGACTAAACCCGCAACTTAATGTCGAAGAAATTGTCTTTAACATGATAAATGCCCAACTTGCCTATCCTGACGCATTTGTCTTGCCTAAGCTTATCCATGATATGCTCCACCAGATGAGTTATTATTCATCGGTTGTTACAGATGAAAAGGGCAGAAAAATAAACATTGAAACATGTTTAAGCGAAAAGGCGGCATCAGAACGTCGCATCCAGGCCGTGAACACTCTTGCCGGACTTGCAAAAGAGAAAGTCGTAAAGGTCTGGGGTGATGAAGGCTGGCGCAAAAGACTATCTCCGCCCATAATTTATGCTGGACCAGCAGGGCATTTCCACGAACTTCCCGTTATATACAACGCCAGCCGGATAAACCTCGACATAAATAGACTTTATCAGAAAGATATTGTCACTCTCAGGATTTTTGACATTCTTGCCTGTAAAGCCTTCGTTCTTGCGGACGATTCTCCTGAGTTGAACTTACTCTTTAGAAAAGGCGAAGAAATTATTTCCTTCAAAAAAATCTCCCAAATCCCCTCAATATGTGAGTATTATTTGAAACACGAAGATGAAAGAAAGGAAATTGCTCAAAAAGGATACGAAAAAGTCCTTAAGGAACATAGTTTGAGAAAGCGCCTTTCTTTCATTATGGATGAGCTAAATCTTAGTTAG
- a CDS encoding glycosyltransferase, with translation MSAVEISCCMIVKNEEAHIKGCLQSLIHEVDEIVVVDTGSTDKTKEIVTSFGPKVRIIEFPWRDDFAEARNVSLREAKGSWVLTIDADERLNPLGRKNIIRELIKVKGVDAYSVRIRSFHLDNDKISGSFDWAVRLFKKLPDVEFSGIIHESVFPSLLKRGSIIKQAPFIIDHFGYEVSQDKLRLKLERNFKLALKQIRKTPKDPYFLYHLALPAFQLGRHRTALRVIDKAHQIIKQSKNITDKHLHCFILNLKSRILLEKGNYQEAIELAENSLSLIPQQRSARIIKGVAYTILHKWDEAIPWLEEAFYFQNLAGDPLKDPSSLSMELTIPSRDIKNLLARCYANTGQHQKAIAMISDENAEILPVLATIAMDKGDIEGAIAYLANLDHHKLTFPTEHILKSFERILSKASDTSSHVVQGINKFLKLLGLRPDWRKTLSPFVDIIVSQKKSSWFFRLVEKDDPNDLSNKRLGMLLAIKSGNIDEAIGQSLYQVKSILSKPEISPEEQEILKLHVGLLIYAGKKREASSLVRMVERIKGVKL, from the coding sequence ATGAGCGCTGTGGAAATATCATGCTGTATGATTGTTAAAAACGAGGAAGCCCACATAAAAGGTTGTCTCCAAAGCCTAATCCATGAAGTGGATGAAATTGTTGTAGTTGATACAGGATCTACAGATAAAACCAAAGAGATAGTCACGTCCTTCGGACCAAAGGTGCGAATTATTGAATTTCCATGGCGAGATGACTTTGCCGAAGCCCGCAATGTATCTCTTAGAGAAGCCAAAGGATCCTGGGTTCTCACAATAGATGCCGACGAAAGGCTAAACCCCTTAGGGCGAAAGAACATCATCAGAGAACTTATAAAAGTTAAAGGTGTAGATGCCTATAGTGTGAGGATTAGAAGCTTCCATTTAGATAACGATAAAATTTCAGGCTCTTTCGATTGGGCAGTTCGCTTATTTAAAAAGCTCCCCGATGTGGAATTTTCTGGCATCATACATGAAAGTGTTTTTCCATCGCTTTTAAAACGTGGAAGCATAATAAAACAGGCTCCTTTTATCATAGATCATTTCGGCTACGAAGTTAGTCAGGATAAGCTTCGTCTAAAGCTTGAAAGAAACTTCAAACTCGCTCTAAAACAAATCCGTAAAACCCCAAAAGACCCCTATTTTCTCTATCACCTTGCACTTCCAGCATTTCAGCTAGGAAGACATCGAACTGCTCTAAGAGTCATCGACAAAGCTCACCAGATTATCAAACAGTCTAAAAACATTACCGACAAGCACCTTCACTGCTTTATCTTGAATCTTAAATCCAGGATATTGCTAGAAAAAGGAAACTATCAAGAAGCTATAGAACTCGCTGAGAATTCTCTTTCTTTGATCCCCCAACAAAGGAGCGCAAGGATCATCAAAGGAGTAGCTTATACTATTCTACACAAATGGGATGAAGCTATACCATGGCTTGAAGAAGCTTTTTATTTTCAAAATTTAGCAGGAGATCCACTCAAAGATCCATCTAGTCTGAGCATGGAACTTACAATACCGTCCAGAGACATAAAAAATTTACTGGCTCGCTGTTACGCAAATACAGGTCAACACCAAAAAGCTATTGCTATGATTAGCGATGAAAATGCTGAAATTCTCCCAGTTCTTGCAACTATAGCTATGGATAAGGGAGACATTGAAGGAGCCATCGCATATCTTGCCAACCTAGATCATCATAAGCTTACTTTTCCTACAGAACATATACTTAAATCTTTCGAGAGAATTCTATCTAAAGCATCCGATACATCATCCCATGTGGTGCAAGGCATTAACAAATTCCTGAAACTTCTAGGATTGAGACCGGATTGGAGGAAGACTCTATCACCATTTGTGGACATCATAGTTTCTCAAAAGAAAAGTTCCTGGTTTTTTAGATTGGTCGAAAAAGATGACCCAAACGACTTAAGTAACAAAAGGCTTGGAATGCTTTTGGCGATAAAAAGCGGAAACATTGATGAAGCGATAGGACAGAGCCTTTACCAGGTAAAATCTATTCTCAGCAAACCGGAAATTTCTCCTGAAGAGCAAGAAATATTAAAGCTACACGTGGGACTTTTAATTTATGCAGGCAAAAAGCGGGAAGCTTCATCACTTGTTAGAATGGTTGAAAGAATCAAGGGTGTGAAGCTATGA
- a CDS encoding glycosyltransferase: protein MAKILAVKPIYGGSYPVMGYAIRALQQLGHDVTVVDFSPLLSLFQYIKTTSDSAAARLLKETASRTLFEAIDNVHPDILFGIAQAPIFSSVLRLCKQRGILRVFWFVEDFERFAYWQKIASLYDFFFVIQKEPLINMLKKLGTRPFYLPLAADVSIHRPLLLSEDERREYGSTVSFVGAGYPNRITIFERLDFKDFKIWGSDWNLTPGSPLIKVIQKNGTRVSVEEYVKIFNASVVNLNLHSSTNPQEIGKGDFVNPRTFEIAACRAFQVVDSRSLLGELYAEDELAVCRTVEEMKHLVDSAIKDEAWRLEIASKGYRRTLKEHTYLHRMAELIRIVKEHA, encoded by the coding sequence GTGGCAAAAATACTGGCTGTTAAGCCTATATACGGCGGCAGTTATCCAGTTATGGGTTACGCCATCCGGGCTTTACAACAGCTCGGACATGATGTCACAGTGGTTGATTTCTCTCCTTTACTTTCCCTATTTCAGTATATAAAAACAACCAGCGATTCAGCTGCAGCCAGACTTCTTAAAGAAACAGCTTCCAGGACTCTTTTCGAGGCTATCGATAACGTGCACCCTGACATCCTGTTCGGCATTGCACAGGCACCCATCTTTTCCAGTGTTCTCAGACTATGCAAGCAGCGGGGAATACTTAGAGTCTTCTGGTTTGTTGAAGACTTTGAACGGTTCGCCTACTGGCAAAAAATAGCCTCACTTTACGACTTTTTCTTTGTGATCCAAAAAGAGCCGCTTATTAACATGCTAAAAAAGTTGGGCACACGGCCATTTTACCTTCCACTAGCAGCCGACGTTTCCATCCATCGCCCGCTTCTTTTATCGGAAGACGAAAGGCGTGAATATGGTTCCACCGTGTCTTTTGTGGGAGCGGGCTACCCAAACCGTATTACCATTTTTGAAAGACTAGATTTTAAAGATTTCAAGATCTGGGGCTCCGATTGGAACCTTACCCCCGGTTCTCCCCTTATCAAAGTTATACAAAAAAACGGGACAAGAGTTTCTGTGGAAGAATATGTTAAAATTTTTAATGCTTCAGTCGTAAACCTGAATCTTCACTCTTCTACAAACCCCCAAGAAATAGGAAAAGGTGATTTTGTAAACCCCCGAACTTTTGAAATAGCGGCATGCAGAGCCTTCCAAGTTGTTGACTCAAGATCGCTTCTTGGAGAGCTATATGCTGAAGATGAGCTAGCTGTTTGCAGAACGGTGGAAGAGATGAAGCATCTTGTTGATAGTGCAATAAAAGACGAAGCATGGAGATTGGAAATCGCTTCCAAAGGATATAGGAGAACTCTAAAAGAACACACCTATCTTCACAGGATGGCTGAACTCATTAGGATTGTTAAGGAGCACGCCTGA
- a CDS encoding flagellin, with the protein MRVNTNVPAINVYRNLTLNSRKFAESLKKLSSGYRINSAKDDASGLAVANRFRADIASLKVAHQNAAEAQSMLQVADGAYSKIYDILVRMKELATQAASDQTVNEQLTSEFINLQSEITRIAESTKYNTTVLINGGTIATQGLTFQIGQTNDAEFQLNIKLATADADALGVDIGDISIETAASARAAMTAIDSAIDSINQYMSQIGANQNRLQYTMENLEISIENFSASESTIRDVDMAEEVTNFTKLQILQQSGIAMLAQANMAPQQVLRLLQG; encoded by the coding sequence ATGAGAGTCAATACCAATGTGCCTGCAATCAATGTATATCGCAATTTAACTCTTAACAGCCGCAAGTTTGCGGAGTCACTTAAGAAGTTATCCTCGGGATACCGTATTAATTCAGCGAAAGATGACGCTTCAGGACTCGCTGTGGCAAACCGATTCCGCGCTGACATTGCATCACTTAAGGTAGCTCACCAGAACGCGGCGGAAGCCCAATCAATGCTTCAGGTGGCAGATGGGGCTTACAGCAAGATTTATGACATCTTAGTTCGAATGAAAGAACTTGCCACCCAGGCAGCTTCTGATCAAACTGTTAATGAACAGCTTACATCCGAATTTATTAACCTTCAATCCGAAATTACCCGTATCGCTGAATCTACCAAGTATAATACTACTGTCCTTATTAATGGTGGTACCATTGCTACGCAAGGTCTTACCTTCCAGATCGGTCAGACAAACGATGCTGAATTTCAATTAAATATCAAACTAGCCACTGCCGATGCCGACGCTCTTGGTGTAGATATAGGTGACATTTCAATTGAAACTGCCGCCAGCGCGAGAGCGGCCATGACAGCCATTGACAGCGCAATTGACAGCATCAACCAGTATATGAGCCAGATCGGAGCCAATCAGAACAGGCTCCAATACACGATGGAAAATCTCGAAATAAGCATTGAAAACTTCTCCGCATCCGAATCGACCATAAGAGATGTGGACATGGCAGAAGAAGTAACAAACTTCACCAAACTTCAGATTCTCCAGCAGTCTGGTATTGCAATGCTTGCTCAGGCTAATATGGCTCCTCAGCAGGTTCTTAGATTACTGCAAGGCTAA